The following DNA comes from Candidatus Reconcilbacillus cellulovorans.
AAGTACACACACATTGCAGTAGGTCTTTCCATTCATCTCGTATTTGACCGATTTTGTTGTTCCGCATTTGACGCATACAAGGTCTTTCACCCACCAACTGGATATCGGGTTGAAGTACATCCCTTTTACCTCCCTCAAAACGGAAGATCGTCGTCGTTGATGTCGATTGGTTTCCCGTCGTCATAGAATGGATCTCCGCCACATCCGCCACCGTCGGAAGTATTGCCGTTGCTTTTATTCGCGCTCTCCAAGAAGTGGACGTTATCAGCGATCACTTCCGTCACGTACACGCGCCGGCCTTCGTTGTTTTCGTAGCTACGTGTTTGAATCCGCCCCTCGACCGCGGCCAACCTGCCTTTACGCAGGTAGTTGGCGCACGCTTCCGCCGCCTGTCGCCAGACTACAATGG
Coding sequences within:
- a CDS encoding single-stranded DNA-binding protein, translating into MLNRVILIGRLTRDPEMRYTPNGVAVTKFTLAVDRPFTNGNGEREADFIPIVVWRQAAEACANYLRKGRLAAVEGRIQTRSYENNEGRRVYVTEVIADNVHFLESANKSNGNTSDGGGCGGDPFYDDGKPIDINDDDLPF